In the Profundibacter amoris genome, GGGGTCGGTGATAATGCCGGTGACGTTGGAGGCGACCGAGAAACTGCCGATCATCAGGTCCGCGCCAGCGTGATCCTGCAAGGCCATTTCCAGCACATCCAGATCCGGCCCGCCATTGGCGCTTTCGGGAATTTCTACGACCTCGGCCTTGCTCTCGCGCCACGGCAACATGTTCGAGTGATGCTCGTAGGGGCCGATAAATATCACCGGATTCCTCGCCTCGTTCACCCCCAGCAGGGCCACCAGCCGATTCAACCCTGCCGTCGCGCCTGATCCTGTAAAGATCACCGCGCAATCCTCGCCCGCCTTGGTGACGCGGGCAATTTCACCACGGGCCTGTTCACGCAGGCGGGTCATGTAGCCACCGCAATAGGAGGCCTCGGTGTGGCTGTTGGCGTAATAGGGCAGCACCTGTTCGGAAATGAACCCCTCGACCTGCCGCAAGGCACGGCCCGAGGCGACGTAATCGGCATAGACCAGCGGCACGGGATCATCAGCGCCGGGGATCATCGCGCCTTCGCCGATCAATCCGGCACGCAGGTCGGCAATCGGATTATCGCTGGACAGCATGGATTTGAAAGCATTCAGGGGCATGGGATATTCCTGTTGTTTTCGCAGTAATACACCCTTTAATCTACAATTATGCTCTTACTTCACTTGATATATCCACATTTTTGTTGTCAATTGACCACATGAAGCAAGGAATCGTAGATCATATCGACAGGCAGCTACTAAAAGAGCTGCAGGAAAACGCAGACCTGTCGCAACGCCAGTTGGCCGACCGGATCGGCATATCGCAAAACGCATGCTGGCGGCGGTTGCAGGCACTGACAGCGGCGGGAGTGTTGCGCGGGGCCACCGCACGGCTGGATCGGCAGCAGTTGGGGCTGGGGCTGGTGGTGTTCGTGATGCTGCGAACGCGGCACCATTCGGCGGATTGGATAGCGCAGTTTCGCCGCCATGTGCTGACCATCCCCGAAGTGGTGGATTTTCACCGGATCGGCGGCGATTACGACTACCAGCTAAAGGTGGTGACCGAAGACATGGCCAGCTACGATGGCGTTTACCAGCGATTGATTGAAAAGGTGGAGCTGGATTCCGTCACATCCTATTTCGCGATGGAAGCCATTGCCGAAGGGCGCCCGTTGCCTTTGTGACCGAAAAATGCCCGTGTTTTCCGATGTCATTCAATGCTGTCGCGACATATCCATTAAACCGGTTTAGTGGATATGTTAGGCAACAAATTTACCGCTACTAATCATAGCCTTACAGCAATTCAGGCATAAAAAAAGGGCCGCGCAAATTGCACAGCCCTTTCGGAATTTCGCAAATATCGGCCAAGATCAGTTCTTGGCGTAGAATTCCACCACCAGGTTCGGTTCCATCATCACCGGATAAGGCACATCGCCCAATGTCGGTGTGCGCAGGAACGTCGCGGTCATTTTCGAGTGGTCCACTTCGATGTACTCGGGCACATCACGCTCGGCCAGCTGGGTGGCCTCGAGAAGAACAGCCATCTGTTTGGAACGATCACGCACTTCGATCACGTCGCCTTCTTTAACGCGGTAGGACGGGATGTTCACTTTTTTGCCGTTCACACGGACGTGGCCGTGATTCACAAACTGGCGGGCGGCAAATACGGTTGCCACGAATTTGGCACGGTAAACAACAGCGTCCAGACGACGCTCCAGCAGACCGATCAGGTTTTCACCTGTATCGCCTTTGACGCGCTCGGCTTCACCATAAATGCGGCGGAACTGTTTTTCGGTCAGGTCGCCGTAGTACCCCTTCAGCTTTTGCTTGGCGCGCAGCTGGATGCCGAAATCCGACAGTTTCTGCTTGCGGCGCTGACCGTGCTGGCCGGGGCCATATTCGCGACGGTTAACAGGGGATTTGGGGCGGCCCCAAATGTTTTCGCCCATGCGGCGGTCTAGTTTGTGCTTGGCAGCTGTGCGTTTGGTCACGGCTGATCTCCTTCGGTATATATGCGCCATAAGCGCGAGAAGGGCGTTGTCCTTTCCCTCCCCTTGAACCGGTTCGGGCGACAGGCATCCTTTTGCAAGGGCCACCAACACCAAATGATTGCCCCAGCCGGTGAGGGCCGGGAACTTGGCGCTTCTAGGGGGCACCCGCATCAGAGTCAACATAGTTTGGCGAATATCAACGCTAATAGTGGCGCTTCGGATTTGCCGCACCCGAAATTGGCCGATTTTCTATGCAACAGCCCTCGAATATGACAATAAAGGCTTGCATATGGCTAAACATATTCCTAAATACGAATATGTTCTTAACCGGCACCAATGTGCCTGCTCAACCGAAAGGAATGAAATATGACTTCTGAACGCGCTGTGCTGGCCTTTGCCGGCATTATGGTCATCCTGTCTGTGATCCTGACAAACTATGTTCACCCGGGCTTTATGTGGCTGACAATTTTTGTCGGGGCAAACCTGTTTCAATCTGCTTTCACCGGCTTTTGTCCGGCTGGCAAGATTTTCCAGAAACTGGGCTTCAAATCTTCCGAAGGCAGCTGCTGCTAATGATTGTCGGCGCACCCCCAATTTTCGGGGCGCGCCGCTAGCGCTTGCGAAACAGCGCTACAGATGATCGCGTCTGTTGCAACCTGGCCTCGGCCTGCTTGCCATACCCGCAGGTTTCAAAAATCTCGAACCCGTCGATCCTGCCTTTCAGCGAAGCGAATTTGGCCGCGAACCCGTTGGCCTTGTAAACCTCGGCATTGATTCCCAAAGCGAACAATGCCCCCGAACGGGCCAGCCGCAACAATTCGTCTATCGCCTCCGATCCAACATGGCCGTGGGTAAAGGTGCCAACCGAAATCACCCCGCCATAGGACGAATCCGGAATATCGACCTGTCCGGTCAGGTCCCCCTGTATGATATTGCGATAACATCCTTTGGAGTCAGCGACGACCAGCATTTCATGTGATATGTCCAGCGCGTCTATGGGGGCCAAGCCATGCGCTGTGAGGGCTTCACCAACCAGGCCCGTGCCCGCCCCGACATCCAGTACAGGCATGTCCACGTCGCACCGCTTTGCGAACTGTTCGGCAATCAGTTGCGGATTTCGGTAATCATTGGCTTTGGCAAAGTCCTGATCGTAGGTTTTCGCCCACTCGCGATATAACGCGACCGAATCCTCGGGCGTTTTCAGCGCATAGGCTGCATCTCGATCCGGTTTTGAATCTGCCATATTCCCTCGTAACCCTATACCGCATCATCCTCCAGATGCAGTTTCATATCCATCAACACATGCTGGAGTGCCAGTGTTTCGCGCAACAGGCGCTTGGCCTCGTTAATAGTGATCACGCCATCCTCGATGGCCTGTCCGTATTCCGTCATCAACATGGCAAATCTTTGCGACAGGGCAACCACATCCGCATTTACCCCGCCCCCTTCCGGCATGTTGCGCTTTTCCAAATGGAAAGAAATCGTCACACCGGCCAGATCCGCCAGTGCTGAGGTCACATGCGGGTAATCTGCTTCCTGCTCAAGCGCAGCAGCAGCATCAAGCGGCATAAAGCGATCGGCATGTTCAACCGCGTCCGAATAGTACCGCCCAAGCGTCGCCTTTGACTTGCCCGTCAGCCGGCAGGCATTCTCGATACCTACATCCTTGACCAGGGCTTCGGTGTGCTTCTTTAGGTACTTCTTAACATCAACCATTTAAGACTCCTTGCAGGATTCCCGATTTAGGGGGAATTGCCCATTTCTTTTCCCATTAATCATTTCCGACAGGTTTGTCATATAGAAATCCAGTCCCGTGTTTTGGGATTGCAGTGAGTGGCCGGCGTTCCCGACGTTGGTATTGGGTGGGGTCTTCGTGCTTCTGTTGTGTGGGAGCAGCAGGGCCGGTGCAAACCGGCAGCGGCGCGGAAACCCTTTCTGTTTGTATCAGGTGCAGAGGTCCGGTTCATCCCCAGGCGTGAGCCAGTACCGGACCTCTTATTTCCCCGATTACCCTTGATATATTGGCTTTGGTCCGTTTGTTTCAACGGCATTCCCTTTCAGATACACTGTAAAACAAACCCGTCTTGCACATCTTTGACGGTTGCGGCAAAACTGCGTGCATGGCTAAACTATATTTTCACTATTCGACAATGAACGCCGGCAAATCGACGATTTTGCTGCAAGCCTCATACAACTATCGCGAACGCGGAATGCAGACCTATCTTATCACGGCCCGCCTGGATAATCGGGCCGGTGAAGCCAAGATCGCATCGCGAATCGGTATTGATGACGAGGCCGATACATTTGAAACCGGCGAAGATCTGTATGCCAAGATCCAGACGCGGCTGGACCAAGGCCCCTGCGCCTGCATCTTTATCGACGAATCACAATTCCTGACCAAGGAACAGGTCTGGCAACTGGCCCGTGCAGTAGATGATCTGAATGTGCCGGTGATGTGTTACGGCCTGCGGGTCGATTTTCAGGGCGAGCTGTTCCCCGGATCGGCCGCCCTGCTGGCACTGGCCGACGAAATGCGCGAGGCCCGCACGATCTGCCATTGCGGCAAGAAAGCAACGATGGTTGTGCGCATGGACGGGGACGGCAATGTGATCATCGACGGGGATCAGGTGCAGATCGGCGGCAACGAAAGCTATTTGTCGCTGTGTCGCAAACACTGGCGGGAAGCGACAGGAAATTAGCAATTTCCGGCAGTTGCCCCTTGGCAATTCGGGCAAAGGTGGGTTTACTGCAAATCTGGAACGAAAACCACAGGGGCGATTGCAACAACCTATTCCTGCCTAACCCTTGTGAAATACGCGGACAAAACCACGAAAACCTATCTACGGGAGAGAGACATGAAATTCACCAAAGGCTTCAAAGCTGCGATTCTGGGCGCCGCCCTTGTTGCAGGGGTCGCCACAACGGCCGCCGCACAAGAGCTGAAATTCTTTACCATCGGCACAGGCGGCACCGCCTATACCTATTATCCGGTTGGCGGCGTTATCGCGAATGCGATTTCCAAGCCCCCCGGATCGCGCCCCTGCGAAGAAGGCGGCAGCTGCGGTGTGGACGGTCTGATCGCATCGGCTGTTTCGTCGCGCGGTTCTGTCGACAACGTAAACGCCATCATTTCCGGCCTGCGCAACTCGGGTTTTGCCCAGTCGGACGTGGCTTACTGGGCCTATACCGGCACCGGCACCATGGAAGGCAAAGCACCCGCAGAAGACCTGCGCACCATTGCCGCCCTGTTTGAAGAGCACATCCATCTGGTGGCGCTGGCTGACAGCGGCATCAATTCGGTTGCCGATCTGAAAGGCAAACGCGTGTCTTTGGACGAGCCTGGCTCGGGCACATATGTTGATGCCAACATGATCCTCGAGGCTGCCGGTGTTTCTTCTGACGACATCACGGCCGAAGCCCTGAAGGGCGGCGCTGCCGCCGAAGCCCTGCGCAACGGCAAGATCGACGCTTTCTTTGTGGTTGCCGGTTACCCGACCGGATCGCTGGTGGAACTGGCCTCGGCCGCTGACATCAAACTGGTGCCGATCGACGGTCCTGCTGCCGATGCACTGACCGAAAAATACGGCTTCTTCGCCAAATCCGATATTCCCGAAGGTGCTTATGAAGGCATTGCAACCACGCCCACCGTGGCCGTTGGCGCGCAGTGGTTCACATCCGCCAAGGAAGATGACGAGCTGATCTACCAGATCACCAAGGCACTGTGGAACGAAAAGTCCCGCAAATTGCTGGACGTGGGCCACGCCAAGGGCAAAAGCATCACGCTGGAAACCGCTCTGAACGGTATCGGTGTGCCGCTGCACCCGGGTGCCGAGCGTTTCTACAAAGAAGTCGGGCTAATCAAATAAGCCTGCTTTGACCAGATACTGGCCCGGGTGTATTTCTGCGCCCGGGCCTTTTGCATATGACGGAACCCCATGCGATGCCCACAGAACCCATCCCCGAACTGACCCCTGAACAACTTGCCGAGATCGAGCGCGAGTACGATCCAGAATTGGCCTTTCGCCAGACCGGCAAAGCCCTGACCATGTTCATCACCACCGCGCTGGTGGCGATGTCGGTCTATCATTTCTATGCCTCGGGCTTTGGCCTGATCCGCGAATTGCTGCACCGCGGCATTCACCTGTCCTTTGTGCTGGGGCTGGTGTTTTTGCTGTTCTCGTGGCGGCGTTCGGATGCCGGTGTGCTGGCTCCGCCCACATGGTATCGCTTCAGCGGTGTTTCCATCCTTGATATGGTCTTTTCCTTTCTGGCCGTTGGCGCGTCGCTTTACCTGCCGCTGCTGCCGCCGGAAATCGTTGCCGAACGCGTCGGCAACCCGTCCCAGGGCGATGTGTTCATGGGCACCGCCCTGCTGGTGCTGGTGCTCGAGGCTGCACGCCGCTCGATCGGGCCGACCCTGCCGATCATCGCCATGATCTTTATCGCCTTCGCCATCTTTGGCCCCTACGCGCCGGCGCATTGAAACACGGCGGTACCAGCTGGCTGGGCCTGATCAACCACCTTTATATGACCAATCAGGGCATCTACGGCATCGCCATTGGCGTGATGGCGCAATATGTGTTCCTGTTCATCCTGTTCGGTGTGCTGGCCACAAGGATCGGCCTTGGGCAATTGTTTATCGACATCGCCATGGTCATCGCCGGCCGCTATTCCGGCGGCCCTGCCAAGGTGGCGATTTTCTCGTCCGCCTTCATGGGCACGATTTCCGGCTCCTCTATCGCCAACACCGTGACCACCGGCGCGCTGACCATTCCGGCGATGAAAAAGGTCGGCTACCCCGCTCATTTCGCCGGCGCGGTCGAGGCCACGTCCTCGACCGGTGGCCAGATCACCCCGCCCATTCTGGGAGCGGCAGCGTTTATCATGGTGGAATACCTTGAAATCCCGCTGCGCGATGTTCTGGCCGCGGCGCTGTTTCCGGCATTGCTGCACTATTTCGGTATCTTCACCATGGTACATCTTGAGGCCAAAAAGCTGGGCCTACGCGGTTTGAAAGCCGAAGAGCTGCCCAAATTGGGCATTGTGCTGAAACAGCACTGGCTGTCGATCATCCCGCTGGGCATTCTGGTTTACCTGATCCTGTCAGGGCGCACCCCCGATTTTGCCGCCGTCTACGGCATCATCGCCTGCGTGGTTGTCGGTTTCCTCAATCCGGTCAACCGCCTGTCGATTGCGGATCTGTGGGATTCGCTGGCCGCCGGGGCCAAGAACACCCTTGCTGTCGGAGCCGCTGCGGCCTGTGTTGGTATCATCGTTGGCGTCGTCACTCTGACAGGTGTCGGTTTCCGTCTGGGTTATGTTGTGGTGCAAACCGCGACCGACATCGGCGCATCTATCAGCGCGATCTACCCGTTCAGCTATTTCGAGGTTGGACAATGGGCGCTGTTTGTTTCGCTGATCCTGATTGCGATTGCCTGTATCATCATGGGGGCCGGCATTCCGACCACCGCGACCTATATCATTCTGGTCGCCGTTGCCGCGCCTGCCTTGGCCGTATTGCAGGTGCAGCCGCTGGTGTCGCACTTCTTTGTCTTTTATTACGGCGTTCTGGCCGACATCACCCCGCCCGTGGCGCTGGCCGCCTATGCGGCGGCGGGGATTGCCGGATCGAACCCGTTCAAGACAGGCAACACCGCGTTCCGGCTGGGTATTGCCAAGGCGCTGGTGCCTTTTGTGTTCGTCTACTCGCCAGCCTTGCTGCTGGTGGCGGACGGGTTCACCTGGTATTCCTTTGCCATCACCCTGCTGGGCGCGATGATGGGGATCGGCAGCATGGGCACCGCCTTTGCCGGCTACTTCATCGCACCGCTGACAATGGTTGAACGCTGGTGGATTGCCCTCGTATCCTTCCTGTTCATCGCGCCGGGTCTGACGACCATGGCCGTTGGCCTGGTGCTGTTGCTGCCCATCGCCTTGCTGCAAATCAAGCGCCGCAATGCGCTGGCAATGGCCTAAAACAAGAACGGCGCAGCGGGGAAACCTGCTGCGCCGTTGTTCAATTTCTTAAAAGAATAGCTTGCTTACAACAGGGCAGCGCGAAGAATTCCAAAGCACCCGATCAGCAACAGCGCCCAGTTACTAGCTGTAATATGCAGATGCCATTTCCCAAGTATCGCCAGTATAATCCACATAATGGCCAGGACAAGTAAGGTTCCAAAAATTCCACCCAACAAAAAGAAATTCAACATACCGTCCATGCCGTAACCTAAAAGATATTTGGACAGCGCATTGCTTAAACCGTAAAAACCGGCCAGCCACAGGGTTGTTATTTTTGATGACATATCAAATTTCATTTACGACCTGCTAAACCTTGTTTGGTGTTTCTCTGCCTGCGAAAAACGCGCGCAGGTTTTCAACCGCCATCATCCCCATATTCGTGCGCACCTCTTGGGCATTGGTGCCCAGATGCGGCAACAGAACCACGTTATCCAGCGCCTTCAGGGCATCGGGCACATGCGGTTCCTGTTCGTAAACATCCAGCCCCGCACCAGCAATCTGCCCACTCTGCAA is a window encoding:
- a CDS encoding Lrp/AsnC family transcriptional regulator, with the protein product MKQGIVDHIDRQLLKELQENADLSQRQLADRIGISQNACWRRLQALTAAGVLRGATARLDRQQLGLGLVVFVMLRTRHHSADWIAQFRRHVLTIPEVVDFHRIGGDYDYQLKVVTEDMASYDGVYQRLIEKVELDSVTSYFAMEAIAEGRPLPL
- the rpsD gene encoding 30S ribosomal protein S4 — protein: MTKRTAAKHKLDRRMGENIWGRPKSPVNRREYGPGQHGQRRKQKLSDFGIQLRAKQKLKGYYGDLTEKQFRRIYGEAERVKGDTGENLIGLLERRLDAVVYRAKFVATVFAARQFVNHGHVRVNGKKVNIPSYRVKEGDVIEVRDRSKQMAVLLEATQLAERDVPEYIEVDHSKMTATFLRTPTLGDVPYPVMMEPNLVVEFYAKN
- a CDS encoding YgaP family membrane protein, whose product is MTSERAVLAFAGIMVILSVILTNYVHPGFMWLTIFVGANLFQSAFTGFCPAGKIFQKLGFKSSEGSCC
- a CDS encoding class I SAM-dependent DNA methyltransferase — its product is MADSKPDRDAAYALKTPEDSVALYREWAKTYDQDFAKANDYRNPQLIAEQFAKRCDVDMPVLDVGAGTGLVGEALTAHGLAPIDALDISHEMLVVADSKGCYRNIIQGDLTGQVDIPDSSYGGVISVGTFTHGHVGSEAIDELLRLARSGALFALGINAEVYKANGFAAKFASLKGRIDGFEIFETCGYGKQAEARLQQTRSSVALFRKR
- a CDS encoding phage regulatory CII family protein gives rise to the protein MVDVKKYLKKHTEALVKDVGIENACRLTGKSKATLGRYYSDAVEHADRFMPLDAAAALEQEADYPHVTSALADLAGVTISFHLEKRNMPEGGGVNADVVALSQRFAMLMTEYGQAIEDGVITINEAKRLLRETLALQHVLMDMKLHLEDDAV
- a CDS encoding thymidine kinase, yielding MAKLYFHYSTMNAGKSTILLQASYNYRERGMQTYLITARLDNRAGEAKIASRIGIDDEADTFETGEDLYAKIQTRLDQGPCACIFIDESQFLTKEQVWQLARAVDDLNVPVMCYGLRVDFQGELFPGSAALLALADEMREARTICHCGKKATMVVRMDGDGNVIIDGDQVQIGGNESYLSLCRKHWREATGN
- a CDS encoding TAXI family TRAP transporter solute-binding subunit; the protein is MKFTKGFKAAILGAALVAGVATTAAAQELKFFTIGTGGTAYTYYPVGGVIANAISKPPGSRPCEEGGSCGVDGLIASAVSSRGSVDNVNAIISGLRNSGFAQSDVAYWAYTGTGTMEGKAPAEDLRTIAALFEEHIHLVALADSGINSVADLKGKRVSLDEPGSGTYVDANMILEAAGVSSDDITAEALKGGAAAEALRNGKIDAFFVVAGYPTGSLVELASAADIKLVPIDGPAADALTEKYGFFAKSDIPEGAYEGIATTPTVAVGAQWFTSAKEDDELIYQITKALWNEKSRKLLDVGHAKGKSITLETALNGIGVPLHPGAERFYKEVGLIK